DNA sequence from the Nicotiana tomentosiformis chromosome 3, ASM39032v3, whole genome shotgun sequence genome:
GTGATAGTTGGAGACTTTGAATTGATATTATGTTTAAGAATAATTAATTATTGTTTCTTATTTTAGTGTTATTGTTGTATTTTCTGCCTATTTATGATTCTTACACTTTATTTAttaacctctagtaagtgtcgatgtcgacccctcgtcactacttcttcgaggttagactagatacttactgggtacatgttgtttatgtactcacgctacacttctgcactaatcgtgccgGATCTGAGGCATGTGCATCTGGTGTCCAGTCAGGCGCATACCCCCACTacccggagacttagtggtgagctgcttcctatgCTCCGTCTGTAGCACCCAGAGTCTCCTCCTTGTTGTATTTACTTTTCTGCCTATCTTACTTCAGACAATAGTATatgaggttttgtatattctactagtttgctcGTGCACTTATAACACCGGATTTTGGAAAATTCTAGTAGATATTCATGGTTTTTTGTTTATTAATTTTACTACTTCACTCTTAAATGTACTTTATTTATGCTTTTTGTTACTACGGTCACCTACTATTTGattctttattaaataaaatcaatgactttgataatattaaaatgaacaattaaatagatagttcaccgttggcttgcctagcgacgacGTTAGGCGCAGCCACGATCTATAGTGAAAATTGGGTCGTAACACCAAGGATAATTAACTAAAAGACATCAAGTTGCACTGTTCGCTTTTTCCTTTGTCAAATGTATAAAGATGCTATATAGAGAACAAGATAACTCAGGAAGGAACAAAAATTGAACTAGATTGTCAGAATTTATAGAGTATTACTGGTGCAACAGACCAAGATATTTTATAAATCCTCTGCAGTTTGTTGTCACTTGTCTGATATTCTATACCACTAACCATTAGTTTTCAAGGGCCCGCAGGGAATCACGAAGCAAAAAACCAACTGATTCAACAAATGACAGCATTATTGTTTCGAATAAATACTAattccgtttcaatttatttgaacctattttttttggttcgttttaaaaaaataattcctttctaaatttggaaataattttgcttaaacttacaattctatcattaatgagaagtttttataatcacacaaatattcTGGATccatttttgaattgtttaggaccatacattctaaaagttttctttttttcttaaaagCCGTGCCCAATCAAACAAGTTTAGATAAATTGGAACGGGAAGAGTAGTTTATTTGGAGATTCTGTTTTCTGCCGGTCGCAAAACCGATAACATTAATCTAACACCTTGATttctcaaataagaaggaaaagaAGAACAAATTTCAAGGGAAATGAATCCATGCCATATTCATCATAAAAAGATTACGTGCACAGATTTAGTAACTTGAAGTATCACACAACAATGAAGCTAAATGCAAAAATACAATATCTTATGATCATTAATCAAACACTTCACCATTTGTGATGTGTAGATAACCATTTGAGAAGACCAGTCAACTTTCTCCCAACATTGCGATCTGCCAATTCCGAGTTCTAGGAACGTCCATAACAGGTTCTGAAGAAATTTCGATTTGATCATTTGAAACGGAGACGTTTTGGGATTTAGTTGAATTTGCACGTCAAAAGTCTAATTTGGGGTCAACACACCACCGCCGCCGCAAACCCTTTGTTCCGTTCAACATCAGAATCTCGCCGTCACCTTGTACTAACTCCATCACCATCTCAATCACCATCTCCGTTAGCCGTCATCCTCTACGATCTCGGTTTCTAAGACCTGGCCAACGCATCTCTCAACGCCAACATCTCCACCATTAATTTCCCACTTACCATTTTCGCCCCTACAGATTCCTCCCTCCGCACTTGCCCTTCTTGTTCCCTTCCCCTGCTTCTTCAAGAACATTCTGTTCTTGGTCTCTACTCTTTCCTCTTCCTCTGTAACCTAGCTTTTGTTACAAAGATGGAAACTTTAGCCCTTCAGCCAGCTCGTCGCAATGCATCACCGCCGGCCAAATTTTCGTTAACTTGGAATTCAGGTTCTATTGTTCCTCTCTTGTCTTGAATCTTTAGTTAGTATTGCACTAggattgtcaaattaattgtattAGTGATAGCTTTGCCTACTTGTTTATATTGTTATCTACCTTTTTACATCTTTATTTTGAATCTTTATTTCATATATCCCTAGTAGTTCTGCTCTAGTTTTGTACTTTTTTTTTTGACCTTTAGATGTAGATTATAGTCCCCTTTAGCTCTTTTATTGTATTTTTTCACCTATTTTTCTGtcctttagttgtagattatatttttctttagttCCTTTAGTTTATTTCTTCACCTGTTTTTCTGGCCTTTAGTTGTAGATAATAGTTTCCGTtagttcctttattttatttcttcacctATTTTGCgacctttagttgtagattatatttcggtaattcattttatttttgtctcTTATTTTCGGGATAGTGCTTGTATTGACTCCTAGATTATAGTGACTTTGGTGAACGATGGTAGGGTAATGTTTTGTCCTCGGGGGTGTCAGCGCGGGAGAGAGGGTGCTACTAAGCTGAGAGTGGGGTCTTGAAACATAGGAACTTTGACTGAAAATTCTGTAGAGTTAGCGAAGATTCTCGAGAAAAGGAAGATTAATATATCTTGTGTACAAGAAACTATGTGGGTAGGAGATAAGGCGCGAGATGTGGACAAGTTCAAACTATGGTATTCTGGGAGGGTGGGGGATAGGAACGGGGTAGGTATCTTGGTTGTAAGGACCTCCGGGAACTAGTGGTGGAGGTTAGGATGGTGAATGATAGGCTGATGACTATTAAGCTACTTGTTGGAGGTTTTACTTTGAACATAATCAGTGCGTATGCACCCCAAGTAGGCTTGGATGAGGAAGTCAAGAGGCGTTTCTGGGAGGATTTAGATGAGATGGTGCGTGATATCCGGTATACTGAGAAGCTTTTCATAGGAGGAGATTTCAACGGCCACACTGGAGCAACgtctggggggagggggggtatgATGATGTGCATGATGACTTTAGTTTTGGAGATAGAAACTGAGGAGGAACGTCTCTGCTGGACTTTGCtagagcatttgatttggtgatagcaaactcgagtttCCCGAAGAAGAGGGAACACTTGGTCACCTTTCGGAGTTCGGTGGCCGAGATTCAGATTGATTATTTACTCTGCAGGAAGTCCTATAGAGGTCTTTGCATGGATTGCAAGGTCATCCTGAGTGAGAACCTCTCGATCCTTCATCGGCTTTTCGTCATGGACTTTGAGATCacgaggaagaggaggaagagggcGATGTATAGCCAACATAGGATCAAGTGGGAGCCTTCGCTGAAGCTAAAGCACAGGAATTGGGGGTCAAGCTGTTGACTATgggggcttggaggagtagtggggacgcaAGCGCTATGTGGACCACGCCTGCGCAGTGTATTAGGGAAGCCACGAGAGAtattaggggtctcaaagggttactctggTGGTCACAAGGGAGACTGGTGGTAGAATGGAGAGGTGCAAGAAAAAGTGAAAACCAAGAAAGCAATGTATCTGAAGCTAGTGAAAAGTGTATACAAGGAGGAGAAGAGGGTGAATAAggagcattataagttggctaagaaagaggcaaagctagCAGTTACGGTGGCCAAGATTGCAGTTTTTAGTCatttgtatgaggaactcgagggccgAGGTAAGGATAAGAGGTTGTTTAGGTTAGCCAAGGCGCGATAAAAGAAAGCGCGTAACTTGGACCAAGtaaagtgcatcaaggacgaagaaggtagagttttgttggataatgggcttatccgtcggagatggcagacctatttccatagtctcttgaacgaggatGAGACATGAGCATTATAttgggtgatttggaactctctaGGAGTCGTTGTGACTTCGGGTATTataggcggattagagttgatgaagttgagggggctatgcataagatgagcaggggcaaaaCGACTGGGCCGGATAAAATtccggtggagttttggaagagtgcgagCAAggtaggcttggagtggctcactaggttgtttaatatcaTTTTTAGAACGAAGGAGATTCACGAAAAGTGGAGatggagcacgatggttcctatatacaagaacaagggtgatatccaaaattgcaataactatcggggtatcaagctgcttagccatactatgaaagtcttgGAGAGAGTGGTAAAGCTAAGGGTGAAGAGGAATATGTCTATTTTCGAGAATCAGTTCGGGTTTATGTCGGGACATTCGACTACAAAAGCCATCCActttgttaggagattgatggagcaatatagggagagaaagaaggacttgcatatggtattCATCAACTAGAAAATGCATACGATAAAGTTCCGAGAGAGGTTTTGTgaagatgtttggaggctaaagGTGTACCGGTTACCTATGTTAGGTTGATTAATGACATGTATGATGAAgcaaagacccgagtgaggacagtgggtggggactcagaccattttccggttatgatgggaTTGCATCAGGGAtcggcactcagccctttttttTTGCTCTggcgatggacgtactgacgcgccacattcaaggggaggtgccgtggtgcatgctatttgcagatgatattgtattgattaacGAGACGTGAGACggtgtgaacgcgcaattagaggtatggaggtagaccctggagtctaaaggtttcaagttgagcatgatcaagatagaatacttggagtgtaagttcagttgCGAGACTCAACGAGGGGAatgggaggtgaggctggactcgcaggtcatccctaggagaggaagttttaagtaccttgggtctattattcagggggatagggagattgatgaagatgtcacacatcgtattgggacgagatggatgaaatagagactcgcttccggtgttttgtgtgacaagaagatgccaccgaaacttaaaggtaagatctacagagtggtggtcaagccaacgatgttgtatggggctgagtgttggccaatcaatatcgctcatgtccagaagatgaaggtagctgAGATAAGGATGTTGAAATGGATGTGcaggcacaccaggttagattggatcagaaatgaggttattcacgACAAGGTGAGTGTaacccctattgaggacaagatgcgggaagcgcggcttaggtggtttgatcatgtgaggaggaggagcacagatgccccggtgaggaggtgtgagaggttgacattggagggcctacggagaagtagaggtaggccaaagaagagtcggggagaggtgattaggcaagacatgacgcaacttcagctgatcgaggacatgacccttgataggaaggtatggaagtcgatgattagggtagtagagtaggtagtctagagtgtttaTAATAGTAGTATTGGCATACAGTCTCACTTTCTGTTGGCAGTATATTTTTATGACTAACCTTTGTttcctttcattgttgatcaccttactatcttgttgtttttattttgcttttatatggctttttggtactgtcccttcttgtctatattttcattaatgtgatgtttatgctttcctgagccgggggtctattgaaaacaatctctctatcctcacaaggtaggggtaaggtctgcgtatacactaccttcCCCAAACCCCAccgtgtgggataatactgggtatgttattgttgtcgTATATAAACGTATCAAACTCACACGTCACAAGGACACCCTTATTCAATATCATTAATTTGATCACATTTTCCTTTATGCACACAAAGAATGGAATACATTCAACTTGAAGTTTTTGGATTTTGTACTATAGGCTCAATTCTTGATTTGGCTGCAGGAAACAAGCTCCTTCAAAAACCCGATACATGATTTCTGATCCATATTCTTCTATGAGAAAGCTAAACTCAACTTCTCCCTCTACACCAAATGAAAATCTTCAAATTAATGTAGTCTCCGTGGCACTTTAATGGTGGTATTATCCGAGCCTTCAGCAACCAAAACTTCTATATCATCATACAGGGTGGATGGATCATCTCCTAAGAGTTGAAATGCTTTAATTTTGAGTGTCCAATACACTCCTGGTTGTTTTCTATTGTTGATCAAACATCATTTTCAACTGTTTTCCTTGTTCTTCAATCCTCAACTGTAACTTTTGCCGAATCTAATTACAAAGAAGACAATACGAATCAAATAAGATGTCTTGATTCATGAAAAAGTATCATGAATGAGAGTGACATATGCTAGCAAAACAAATTTGGTCCTAGTTTGCTAAAGGTGTGCTAAAAATAAAGTACCTCTAGTTGCTCGTGAAGATGCCTCTGGACTTCGAGCTGCATTTGCAGTGCTTCCTTGATTTGCATTCCTCTGCAACACAAGTTCGGATCAGATTTAGTTTCAGCTAAAGTTTATCAGGAAAATTAAATGAGAAAGTTGCAAAGGAAAATATACGTTTTGCTGTCGATCTGTACAACATTATTAGGACTATTTCTTGTTTTAGATGCGCCTGCAAGAAGAAAACTCTGAAAAGGGAAGTGAGTGTTATCGCAGTGTTCAGCATCCAAAACTTCTGTATCATCATATGGGTGGGATGGATCATCTCCAGGAGATGAAATGCTTGAATTTTGAGTGTTTAATAGACTTCTTGTTGTTCTTTGTTGTTGATCAAATATCATCTTCCACTGTTTTCCTTGTTCTTCAATCCTCAACTGCAACTTTTGCTGAATCTAGTAAAAAGCAAGACAATAGGAATTAGGCATTTAAGTGATACATACTGGTTAAAAAAAATTGGGTTATAAATATGCTGGGATCATACTAAAAATACCTCAAATTGCTGGTGAAGATGCCTCTGGACTTGGAGTTGCATTTGCAGTGCTTCCTTGATTTGCATTCCTCTGCAACACAAGTTTGGATCAGATTTAGTTTCCAGCTAAGGTTATCAAGACGATTTACTGAGGAAGTTGCGATAGAAAACACACGTTTTGTTATCAATTTGTGTCACATTACTAGGACTATTTATTTTTTCAGATTCTCCtgcaagaagaagaaaaaaactctGATCAGCAATAATATTTCTCTTTTCAGATTACTGTTACAGAACATCAGATCAATGGTGGTTTAGGAAAAGCCAAATTCTTTAGGACTTCAGCAATATTTTGTCTTGAAACAAACAACTGTTTTGACAGAAATATTTACCTTGTGCTGGATCTGAGTTGCACTTCTTATTCAAGTCCATCAGCTTCAGTTCAGATTTGGTGTTGTCTCTGAATGATCAATGAATCACAATTAAAAAGAAATGGACTCTTTAACTTTTAAACATTCGGATAATTAACAAATTGATGAAGAATATCCCGAAATTATTTCATCCTGGATCCTGCATAGGATATAATATTACTAGGATGATTAATTAAAAGACATCATGAATATAAACTGTTTCCCAAGACAGATACCAGCTGTTTTTTGTATTTAAACTTCcttttcaaatgtttaaagatGCCAGATAGAAGAATATAACAACTCAAGAAACAACAAAAGAGAAACTAGACTGT
Encoded proteins:
- the LOC104098702 gene encoding myb family transcription factor PHL8-like yields the protein MQIKEALQMQLQVQRHLHQQFEIQQKLQLRIEEQGKQWKMIFDQQQRTTRSLLNTQNSSISSPGDDPSHPYDDTEVLDAEHCDNTHFPFQSFLLAGASKTRNSPNNVVQIDSKTGMQIKEALQMQLEVQRHLHEQLEIRQKLQLRIEEQGKQLKMMFDQQ